A part of Lathamus discolor isolate bLatDis1 chromosome 17, bLatDis1.hap1, whole genome shotgun sequence genomic DNA contains:
- the TIRAP gene encoding toll/interleukin-1 receptor domain-containing adapter protein isoform X1, which produces MYPPSLLWCPSPASQDPFPTVRNEAVSCLLALGLACHRYASGKEHEGLSCLFLATTGEERFQAGDWQLNSAVPTMAGWFKRLLHKPKPKSVQNSLNTSHSASSSPSSSSAESSSSSPSMSLTRSIRSSPMLVSDITASDSARWAKTYDVCICHSEVDLEVVEELVSYLEGQPESFRCFLQLRDAAPGGAVVTELCDAVQNSHCWVMLITPGFLQDPWCKYQMHQALAEAPMANGRTIPVLKDVDRKDYPKELRNLYYIYMKENSFRQIRDTVVRYLQDLCRSSVSTTG; this is translated from the exons ATGTATCCCCCTTCCTTGCTCTGGTGTCCATCTCCTGCATCCCAG GATCCTTTCCCTACTGTCAGGAATGAGGCTGTCTCCTGCCTGTTGGCTCTCGGCCTCGCTTGCCACAGGTATGCATCTGGTAAAGAGCATGAGGGCTTGAGCTGCCTCTTCCTGGCAACTACTGGGGAG GAGAGGTTTCAGGCTGGCGATTGGCAGCTGAACAGTGCGGTGCCCACTATGGCCG GTTGGTTTAAGCGGCTCCTGCACAAGCCCAAGCCGAAGTCAGTGCAGAACAGCCTCAacaccagccattctgcttccTCATCACCTTCCTCATCTTCTGCTGAGAGCTCCAGCTCTTCTCCCAGCATGAGCCTGACCCGGTCCATCCGCTCATCACCTATGTTGGTGTCGGACATCACCGCCTCGGACAGCGCCCGCTGGGCTAAGACCTATGATGTCTGCATCTGCCACAGCGAGGTGGACCTGGAGGTGGTGGAGGAGCTGGTGTCCTACCTGGAGGGTCAACCCGAAAGCTTCCGCTGCTTCCTCCAGCTGCGGGACGCGGCGCCGGGCGGCGCGGTGGTGACGgagctgtgtgatgctgtgcAGAACAGCCACTGCTGGGTCATGCTCATCACGCCCGGCTTCCTGCAGGATCCGTGGTGCAAGTACCAGATGCACCAGGCGCTGGCGGAAGCCCCGATGGCCAATGGGCGCACCATCCCTGTGCTGAAGGATGTGGATCGGAAGGATTATCCCAAGGAGCTGCGAAACCTCTACTACATCTACATGAAGGAGAACAGCTTCCGGCAGATCAGGGACACTGTTGTGCGCT ATCTCCAGGACCTGTGCCGGAGCTCCGTGAGCACAACGGGGTAG
- the TIRAP gene encoding toll/interleukin-1 receptor domain-containing adapter protein isoform X2, with product MAGWFKRLLHKPKPKSVQNSLNTSHSASSSPSSSSAESSSSSPSMSLTRSIRSSPMLVSDITASDSARWAKTYDVCICHSEVDLEVVEELVSYLEGQPESFRCFLQLRDAAPGGAVVTELCDAVQNSHCWVMLITPGFLQDPWCKYQMHQALAEAPMANGRTIPVLKDVDRKDYPKELRNLYYIYMKENSFRQIRDTVVRYLQDLCRSSVSTTG from the exons ATGGCCG GTTGGTTTAAGCGGCTCCTGCACAAGCCCAAGCCGAAGTCAGTGCAGAACAGCCTCAacaccagccattctgcttccTCATCACCTTCCTCATCTTCTGCTGAGAGCTCCAGCTCTTCTCCCAGCATGAGCCTGACCCGGTCCATCCGCTCATCACCTATGTTGGTGTCGGACATCACCGCCTCGGACAGCGCCCGCTGGGCTAAGACCTATGATGTCTGCATCTGCCACAGCGAGGTGGACCTGGAGGTGGTGGAGGAGCTGGTGTCCTACCTGGAGGGTCAACCCGAAAGCTTCCGCTGCTTCCTCCAGCTGCGGGACGCGGCGCCGGGCGGCGCGGTGGTGACGgagctgtgtgatgctgtgcAGAACAGCCACTGCTGGGTCATGCTCATCACGCCCGGCTTCCTGCAGGATCCGTGGTGCAAGTACCAGATGCACCAGGCGCTGGCGGAAGCCCCGATGGCCAATGGGCGCACCATCCCTGTGCTGAAGGATGTGGATCGGAAGGATTATCCCAAGGAGCTGCGAAACCTCTACTACATCTACATGAAGGAGAACAGCTTCCGGCAGATCAGGGACACTGTTGTGCGCT ATCTCCAGGACCTGTGCCGGAGCTCCGTGAGCACAACGGGGTAG
- the DCPS gene encoding m7GpppX diphosphatase — translation MAEAPPVKRKREEEEDGDGTGDASAAFPLAELRLRRVLRESARDKAVFLHGEVTGPSGEGTDALVILEKTPFQEEKLLDLLKKHTKLELRMHNDIYKTYHLYPPPELSEIKTTVVYPATEKHLQKYLRQEVHLIRETWEDYKNITLPYIQSQSFSIQWVYNILEKKAEADRIIHENPDPCDGFVLVPDFKWNQNQLDDLYLIALVHRREVKSLRDLTAEHLPLLRNILQEGKEAIMKRFGVPGSQLRIYLHYHPSYYHLHVHFTALGYDAPGISVERAHLLTDVIDNLVLDSTYYQKRALTFALQADKALFKRFQEAGRV, via the exons ATGGCGGAGGCCCCGCCGGTGAAGAGGaagcgggaggaggaggaggatggcgATGGCACCGGTGATGCCAGCGCCGCGTTCCCGCTGGCGGAGCTGCGCCTGCGGCGTGTGCTGCGGGAGTCGGCGCGGGACAAGGCCGTGTTCCTGCACGGGGAG GTGACTGGCCCCTCTGGAGAGGGTACAGATGCTTTAGTCATCCTGGAAAAGACTCCTTTCCAGGAGGAGAAGCTGTTGGACCTGCTAAAGAAGCACACGAAGCTGGAGCTGCGGATGCACAATGACATTTACAAGACATACCACCTCTACCCTCCTCCAGAGCTGAGCG AGATAAAGACCACAGTGGTGTACCCTGCCACGGAGAAACACCTTCAGAAGTACCTGCGCCAGGAGGTGCACCTCATCCGTGAAACCTGGGAGGATTACAAGAACATAACGCTACCCTACATCCAGTCCCAGAGCTTCAGCATCCAG TGGGTGTATAATATCCTGGAGAAGAAAGCTGAGGCCGATCGAATCATCCATGAAAACCCAGATCCTTGCGATGGCTTTGTTCTAGTTCCAGATTTTAAGTGGAATCAAAACCAG CTGGATGACCTCTACCTGATAGCCCTTGTTCACCGCAGGGAGGTCAAGTCTCTTCGGGACCTGACTGCTGAGCACCTCCCGCTGCTGAGGAACATCTTGCAAGAAGGGAAG GAGGCTATAATGAAGCGTTTTGGCGTGCCTGGCTCCCAGCTGCGCATCTACCTGCACTACCATCCCTCCTACTACCATCTACACGTGCATTTCACTGCCCTGGGCTACGATGCTCCGGGCATCTCCGTGGAGAGAGCCCATCTCCTGACAGATGTGATTGACAACCTGGTGCTGGACTCCACGTACTACCAGAAACGGGCTTTGACCTTCGCCCTTCAGGCAGACAAAGCGCTGTTCAAGAGATTCCAGGAGGCAGGAAGGGtgtga